From one Lotus japonicus ecotype B-129 chromosome 3, LjGifu_v1.2 genomic stretch:
- the LOC130745335 gene encoding cyclin-T1-3-like: MAGLLLGDTSHDGTHQSGSQGCSQENGSRWYLSRKEIEENSPSKQDGVDLKKEAYLRKSYCTYLQDLGMRLKVPQVTIASAIIFCHRFFLRQSHAKNDRRIIATSCMFLAGKVEETPRPLKDVILVSYEIIHKKDPAAVQRIKQKEVYEQQKELILLGERVVLATLGFDFHVQHPYKPLVEAIKKLKVSQNALAQVAWNFVNDGLRTSLCLQFKPQHIAAGAIFLAAKFLNVKLEKLWWQVFDVTLTAHQLEEVSNQMLELYEQNQIAPSNDVEGTAGGGNRATPKASTSNDEAATTNNNLYIRGPSPRLEASKLAISKNVVSSANHVGPVSNHGTNGSTEMIHLVEGDAKGNQHPEQEPPPHKENLQEAQDTVRSRSGYSEEPEINIGRSNMKEDVELNDKHSSKNLNHRDGTFAPPSLEAIKKIDRDKVKAALEKRKKAVGNITKKTELMDDEDLFERVRELEDGIELAAQSEKNKQDDEDLIERVRELEDGIELAAQSEKNKQDGQKSLSKPVDRSAFENMQQGKHQDHSEEHLHLVKPSHETDLSAVEEGEVSALDDIDLGRKSSNHKRKAESSPDKFAEGKKRHNYSFGSTHHNRIDYIEDQNNVNLLGHAERDSKRPVQENHI; the protein is encoded by the exons ATGGCTGGATTGTTGCTTGGTGATACCTCTCATGATGGAACACATCAAAGTGGTTCACAAGGATGCTCTCAGGAGAATGGTTCTCGATGGTACCTTTCTAGGAAAGAGATCGAAGAAAACTCACCTTCCAAACAAGATGGTGTAGATTTGAAGAAAGAAGCTTACCTACGCAAATCATACTGTACATATCTACAAGATTTAGGCATGAGACTTAAAGT ACCTCAGGTAACTATTGCCTCTGCAATAATCTTTTGTCATCGGTTCTTTCTTCGGCAATCCCATGCAAAGAATGACAGGAGG ATCATTGCTACATCGTGCATGTTTCTTGCTGGGAAGGTTGAAGAAACTCCTCGCCCTCTAAAAGACGTTATTCTTGTTTCATATGAAATTATACACAAGAAGGATCCTGCAGCTGTTCAGAGAATCAAACAGAAG GAAGTGTATGAACAGCAGAAAGAATTAATTTTACTTGGAGAGAGGGTTGTTCTTGCAACTCTTGGTTTTGATTTTCATGTGCAACATCCTTACAAACCTCTTGTTGAGGCAATAAAGAAACtcaaagtttctcaaaatgctCTTGCTCAAGTTGCATGGAATTTTGTTAATGATGG ACTTCGGACATCTCTTTGCCTGCAGTTTAAACCCCAGCACATTGCAGCCGGAGCCATATTCCTTGCTGCAAAGTTCCTCAATGTGAAGCTCGAGAAGCTTTGGTGGCAAGTGTTTGATGTCACACTCACTGCCCACCAGTTGGAGG AAGTTAGTAATCAAATGCTGGAGCTATATGAACAAAATCAAATAGCGCCATCAAATGATGTTGAAGGAACTGCAGGAGGTGGCAACAGGGCAACGCCAAAAGCATCAACTAGCAATGATGAAGCTGCAACCACAAACAACAATTTGTATATCCGAGGTCCAAGTCCAAGACTTGAAGCATCAAAACTCGCAATATCCAAAAATGTTGTATCATCTGCAAATCATGTTGGCCCTGTATCAAATCACGGCACAAATGGAAGCACAGAAATGATACACTTGGTGGAAGGTGATGCCAAGGGAAATCAACATCCTGAGCAGGAACCTCCACCACATAAGGAAAACTTGCAGGAAGCTCAAGACACGGTGAGATCTCGATCAGGTTATAGTGAGGAGCCTGAAATCAACATTGGGAGAAGCAACATGAAGGAAGATGTTGAATTGAATGATAAACATAGCAGCAAGAACCTAAACCATAGAGATGGTACATTTGCCCCGCCGAGTCTTGAAGCCATTAAAAAAATCGATAGGGACAAGGTAAAAGCTGCATTAGAGAAACGAAAGAAAGCAGTTGGTAATATCACTAAGAAAACGGAGCTAATGGATGATGAGGATCTGTTTGAGAGGGTTAGGGAACTCGAAGATGGAATTGAATTGGCTGCTCAGAGTGAGAAGAATAAACAGGATGATGAGGATCTGATTGAGAGGGTTAGGGAACTCGAAGATGGAATTGAATTGGCTGCTCAGAGTGAGAAGAATAAACAGGACGGACAGAAAAGCTTGTCTAAGCCCGTAGACAGATCAGCTTTTGAGAATATGCAGCAGGGAAAACATCAAGATCATTCAGAAGAGCATCTCCATTTGGTGAAGCCATCACATGAAACAGATTTAAGTGCTGTAGAAGAAGGGGAGGTGTCTGCACTTGATGACATTGACCTGGGACGCAAGTCAAGCAACCACAAGAGGAAAGCAGAGAGCTCCCCTGATAAATTTGCGGAGGGGAAAAAGCGGCATAATTATAGTTTTGGATCTACCCACCATAATCGCATTGATTATATAGAAGATCAAAACAATGTCAACCTGCTGGGACATGCTGAGAGGGACAGCAAAAGGCCTGTACAGGAAAACCATATTTGA